In Perognathus longimembris pacificus isolate PPM17 chromosome 3, ASM2315922v1, whole genome shotgun sequence, a single window of DNA contains:
- the Hsph1 gene encoding heat shock protein 105 kDa isoform X1: protein MSVVGLDVGSQSCYIAVARAGGIETVANEFSDRCTPSVISFGSKNRTIGVAAKNQQVTHANNTVSNFKRFHGRTFNDPFIQKEKENLSYDLVPLKNGGVGIKVMYLDEEHLFSVEQITAMLLTKLKETAENNLKKPVTDCVISVPSFFTDAERRSVLDAAQIVGLNCLRLMNDMTAVALNYGIYKPDLPSPDEKPRVVVFVDMGHSAFQVSACAFNKGKLKVLGTAFDPFLGGKNFDEKLVEHFCAEFKTKYKLDAKSKIRALLRLYQECEKLKKLMSSNSTDLPLNIECFMNDKDVSGKMNRSQFEELCADLLQKIEVPLYSLMEQAQLKVEDVSAVEIVGGTTRIPAVKEKIAKFFGKDVSTTLNADEAVARGCALQCAILSPAFKVREFSVTDAVPFPISLVWNHDSEDTEGFHEVFSRNHPAPFSKVLTFFRRGPFELEAFYSDPQGVPYPEAKIGRFIVQNVSAQKDGEKSKVKVKVRVNTHGIFTISTASMVEKVPAEDSEVSSVDADMEGPNQRPPENSDTDKNIQQDSSEAGTQPQVQTDGQQTSQSPPSPELPSEENKIPDADKANEKKVDQPPEAKKPKIKVVNVELPVEANLVWQLGKDLLNMYIETEGKMIMQDKLEKERNDAKNAVEEYVYEFRDKLCGPYEKFICEQEHQNFLKLLTETEDWLYEEGEDQAKQAYVDKLEELMKIGTPIKVRFQEAEERPKMFEELGQRLQHYAKIAADFRSKDEKYNHIDESEMKKVEKSVNEVMEWMNNVMNAQAKKSLDQDPVVRSYEIKAKIKELYNTCEPVVTQPKPKIESPKLERTPNGPNVDKKDDDLEGKNNFGAEPPHQNGECYPNEKSSVNMDLD, encoded by the exons ATCAGTCATCTCATTTGGATCAAAAAACCGAACCATTGGAGTGGCAGCCAAAAACCAG CAAGTTACTCATGCAAACAATACTGTGTCAAACTTTAAGAGATTTCATGGCCGAACATTCAATGACCCTTTcattcaaaaggaaaaggaaaacttaaGTTATGATTTGGTTCCACTGAAAAATGGAGGCGTTGGAATAAAG GTGATGTACTTGGATGAAGAGCATCTCTTTAGTGTGGAGCAGATAACTGCCATGTTATTGACTAAATTAAAGGAAACGGCTGAGAACAATCTCAAGAAGCCAGTAACAGATTGTGTCATTTCA GTCCCCTCCTTCTTCACAGATGCTGAGAGGAGATCTGTATTAGATGCTGCTCAGATTGTTGGCCTAAATTGTCTCAGACTTATGAATGACATGACAGCTG TTGCATTGAATTACGGGATTTATAAGCCGGACCTTCCAAGTCCAGATGAGAAGCCTCGGGTAGTGGTCTTCGTGGACATGGGACACTCGGCTTTTCAAGTGTCTGCTTGTGCTTTTAACAAGGGAAAACTGAAG GTTTTGGGAACAGCTTTTGATCCATTTTTAGGAGGAAAGAACTTCGATGAAAAGCTAGTGGAACATTTTTGTGCAGAGTTTAAAACAAAGTACAAGTTGGATGCAAAATCAAAAATTCGCGCCCTCCTTCGTCTCTATCAGGAGTGTGAAAAGTTGAAAAAACTAATGAGTTCTAACAGCACGGACCTGCCACTGAACATAGAATGCTTTATGAATGATAAGGATGTTTCTGGAAAGATGAACAG GTCACAATTTGAAGAACTCTGTGCTGACCTCCTGCAAAAAATAGAAGTACCCCTTTATTCATTGATGGAACAAGCTCAGCTCAAGGTTGAAGATGTCAGTGCTGTTGAGATAGTTGGTGGCACAACTAGAATTCCAGCTGTGAAAGAAAAAATTGCCAAATTCTTTGGAAAAGACGTTAGCACCACACTCAATGCTGATGAAGCAGTAGCAAGAGGATGTGCGCTCCAG tgtgCCATTCTTTCTCCGGCATTCAAAGTTAGAGAATTTTCTGTCACTGATGCAGTTCCTTTTCCCATATCTCTGGTCTGGAACCACGATTCAGAAGACACAGAAGG TTTTCATGAAGTATTTAGTCGAAACCATCCTGCTCCTTTCTCCAAAGTTCTCACCTTCTTTAGAAGGGGACCATTTGAGCTTGAAGCTTTCTATTCTGATCCTCAAGGAGTTCCATACCCAGAAGCAAAAATAG gcCGCTTCATAGTTCAGAATGTTTCTGCAcaaaaagatggagaaaaatCTAAAGTCAAAGTCAAAGTGCGAGTCAACACCCATGGCATTTTTACCATCTCCACAGCATCCATGGTGGAGAAAGTCCCAGCAGAAGACAGTGAAGTATCTTCTGTTGATGCAGACATGGAGGGTCCAAATCagagaccaccagaaaactcagaTACTGAT aaaaatatCCAGCAAGACAGCAGTGAGGCTGGAACTCAACCCCAGGTACAAACTGATGGTCAACAAACCTCACAGTCTCCCCCTTCACCTGAACTTCcctcagaagaaaacaaaatcccaGATGCTGACAAA gcaaatgaaaagaaagtTGACCAGCCTCCAGAAGctaaaaaacccaaaataaaggTGGTGAATGTTGAGCTACCTGTTGAAGCCAACTTGGTCTGGCAGTTAGGGAAAGACCTGCTTAACATGTATATTGAGACAGAG GGGAAGATGATAATGCAGGATAAattggaaaaagagagaaatgatgcTAAAAATGCTGTGGAGGAGTATGTGTATGAGTTTAGGGACAAGCTGTGTGGACCATATGAAAAATTTATATGTGAGCAG GAACATCAAAACTTCTTGAAGCTCCTCACAGAGACTGAAGACTGGCTCTATGAAGAAGGAGAGGACCAGGCTAAGCAAGCATATGTTGACAAATTGGAAGAGTTAATG AAAATTGGCACACCCATTAAAGTCCGATTTCAAGAAGCTGAGGAACGGCCCAAAATGTTTGAAGAACTGGGACAGAGGCTACAGCACTATGCCAAGATTGCAGCTGACTTCAGAAGCAAG gatGAGAAATACAACCACATTGATGAATCTGAAATGAAAAAGGTTGAAAAGTCTGTCAATGAAGTGATGGAGTGGATGAATAATGTAATGAATGCTCAGGCTAAAAAGAGTCTTGATCAGGATCCAGTTGTACGTTCttatgaaataaaagcaaaaatcaag GAATTGTATAATACTTGTGAACCTGTTGTAACTCAACCCAAACCAAAAATCGAATCACCTAAACTAGAAAGAACTCCAAATGGCCCAAACGTGGACAAAAAGGATGATGATTTAGAAGGCAAAAATAATTTTGGTGCTGAACCTCCACACCAGAACGGCGAATGTTACCCCAATGAGAAGAGCTCTGTTAATATGGACTTGGACTAG
- the Hsph1 gene encoding heat shock protein 105 kDa isoform X2 has protein sequence MSVVGLDVGSQSCYIAVARAGGIETVANEFSDRCTPSVISFGSKNRTIGVAAKNQQVTHANNTVSNFKRFHGRTFNDPFIQKEKENLSYDLVPLKNGGVGIKVMYLDEEHLFSVEQITAMLLTKLKETAENNLKKPVTDCVISVPSFFTDAERRSVLDAAQIVGLNCLRLMNDMTAVALNYGIYKPDLPSPDEKPRVVVFVDMGHSAFQVSACAFNKGKLKVLGTAFDPFLGGKNFDEKLVEHFCAEFKTKYKLDAKSKIRALLRLYQECEKLKKLMSSNSTDLPLNIECFMNDKDVSGKMNRSQFEELCADLLQKIEVPLYSLMEQAQLKVEDVSAVEIVGGTTRIPAVKEKIAKFFGKDVSTTLNADEAVARGCALQCAILSPAFKVREFSVTDAVPFPISLVWNHDSEDTEGFHEVFSRNHPAPFSKVLTFFRRGPFELEAFYSDPQGVPYPEAKIGRFIVQNVSAQKDGEKSKVKVKVRVNTHGIFTISTASMVEKVPAEDSEVSSVDADMEGPNQRPPENSDTDANEKKVDQPPEAKKPKIKVVNVELPVEANLVWQLGKDLLNMYIETEGKMIMQDKLEKERNDAKNAVEEYVYEFRDKLCGPYEKFICEQEHQNFLKLLTETEDWLYEEGEDQAKQAYVDKLEELMKIGTPIKVRFQEAEERPKMFEELGQRLQHYAKIAADFRSKDEKYNHIDESEMKKVEKSVNEVMEWMNNVMNAQAKKSLDQDPVVRSYEIKAKIKELYNTCEPVVTQPKPKIESPKLERTPNGPNVDKKDDDLEGKNNFGAEPPHQNGECYPNEKSSVNMDLD, from the exons ATCAGTCATCTCATTTGGATCAAAAAACCGAACCATTGGAGTGGCAGCCAAAAACCAG CAAGTTACTCATGCAAACAATACTGTGTCAAACTTTAAGAGATTTCATGGCCGAACATTCAATGACCCTTTcattcaaaaggaaaaggaaaacttaaGTTATGATTTGGTTCCACTGAAAAATGGAGGCGTTGGAATAAAG GTGATGTACTTGGATGAAGAGCATCTCTTTAGTGTGGAGCAGATAACTGCCATGTTATTGACTAAATTAAAGGAAACGGCTGAGAACAATCTCAAGAAGCCAGTAACAGATTGTGTCATTTCA GTCCCCTCCTTCTTCACAGATGCTGAGAGGAGATCTGTATTAGATGCTGCTCAGATTGTTGGCCTAAATTGTCTCAGACTTATGAATGACATGACAGCTG TTGCATTGAATTACGGGATTTATAAGCCGGACCTTCCAAGTCCAGATGAGAAGCCTCGGGTAGTGGTCTTCGTGGACATGGGACACTCGGCTTTTCAAGTGTCTGCTTGTGCTTTTAACAAGGGAAAACTGAAG GTTTTGGGAACAGCTTTTGATCCATTTTTAGGAGGAAAGAACTTCGATGAAAAGCTAGTGGAACATTTTTGTGCAGAGTTTAAAACAAAGTACAAGTTGGATGCAAAATCAAAAATTCGCGCCCTCCTTCGTCTCTATCAGGAGTGTGAAAAGTTGAAAAAACTAATGAGTTCTAACAGCACGGACCTGCCACTGAACATAGAATGCTTTATGAATGATAAGGATGTTTCTGGAAAGATGAACAG GTCACAATTTGAAGAACTCTGTGCTGACCTCCTGCAAAAAATAGAAGTACCCCTTTATTCATTGATGGAACAAGCTCAGCTCAAGGTTGAAGATGTCAGTGCTGTTGAGATAGTTGGTGGCACAACTAGAATTCCAGCTGTGAAAGAAAAAATTGCCAAATTCTTTGGAAAAGACGTTAGCACCACACTCAATGCTGATGAAGCAGTAGCAAGAGGATGTGCGCTCCAG tgtgCCATTCTTTCTCCGGCATTCAAAGTTAGAGAATTTTCTGTCACTGATGCAGTTCCTTTTCCCATATCTCTGGTCTGGAACCACGATTCAGAAGACACAGAAGG TTTTCATGAAGTATTTAGTCGAAACCATCCTGCTCCTTTCTCCAAAGTTCTCACCTTCTTTAGAAGGGGACCATTTGAGCTTGAAGCTTTCTATTCTGATCCTCAAGGAGTTCCATACCCAGAAGCAAAAATAG gcCGCTTCATAGTTCAGAATGTTTCTGCAcaaaaagatggagaaaaatCTAAAGTCAAAGTCAAAGTGCGAGTCAACACCCATGGCATTTTTACCATCTCCACAGCATCCATGGTGGAGAAAGTCCCAGCAGAAGACAGTGAAGTATCTTCTGTTGATGCAGACATGGAGGGTCCAAATCagagaccaccagaaaactcagaTACTGAT gcaaatgaaaagaaagtTGACCAGCCTCCAGAAGctaaaaaacccaaaataaaggTGGTGAATGTTGAGCTACCTGTTGAAGCCAACTTGGTCTGGCAGTTAGGGAAAGACCTGCTTAACATGTATATTGAGACAGAG GGGAAGATGATAATGCAGGATAAattggaaaaagagagaaatgatgcTAAAAATGCTGTGGAGGAGTATGTGTATGAGTTTAGGGACAAGCTGTGTGGACCATATGAAAAATTTATATGTGAGCAG GAACATCAAAACTTCTTGAAGCTCCTCACAGAGACTGAAGACTGGCTCTATGAAGAAGGAGAGGACCAGGCTAAGCAAGCATATGTTGACAAATTGGAAGAGTTAATG AAAATTGGCACACCCATTAAAGTCCGATTTCAAGAAGCTGAGGAACGGCCCAAAATGTTTGAAGAACTGGGACAGAGGCTACAGCACTATGCCAAGATTGCAGCTGACTTCAGAAGCAAG gatGAGAAATACAACCACATTGATGAATCTGAAATGAAAAAGGTTGAAAAGTCTGTCAATGAAGTGATGGAGTGGATGAATAATGTAATGAATGCTCAGGCTAAAAAGAGTCTTGATCAGGATCCAGTTGTACGTTCttatgaaataaaagcaaaaatcaag GAATTGTATAATACTTGTGAACCTGTTGTAACTCAACCCAAACCAAAAATCGAATCACCTAAACTAGAAAGAACTCCAAATGGCCCAAACGTGGACAAAAAGGATGATGATTTAGAAGGCAAAAATAATTTTGGTGCTGAACCTCCACACCAGAACGGCGAATGTTACCCCAATGAGAAGAGCTCTGTTAATATGGACTTGGACTAG